A single region of the Mycobacterium lentiflavum genome encodes:
- a CDS encoding 3-hydroxyacyl-CoA dehydrogenase family protein produces MTGSYTYSFEDIQHRPVAVIGAGTLGRRIALMFATRGGTVRIYARRKEQRDEATQYVAQVLPKVLADRRLGEAGVVTATGSLDEALDDAWLAVESVPEKLDIKIPLWGEIDGAAPAGTIFGTNSSSYPSRLMAENISDKTRLCNMHFYMPPDINAIEVMSNGQTDRGLLDTLLTVLPEFGMHPFEVRKESTGFIFNRIWAAIKRESLAVVAEGVARPEDIDGMFKLALGVSVGPFQMMDLVGLDVVLDIENHYAAELPHLPKSVRDLLQSYIDAGKLGIKTGEGFYRY; encoded by the coding sequence GTGACTGGTTCGTACACCTACTCCTTCGAAGACATCCAACATCGCCCCGTCGCGGTGATCGGCGCGGGTACTTTGGGCCGCCGCATCGCCTTGATGTTCGCCACTCGCGGCGGAACAGTGCGAATCTACGCGCGGCGCAAGGAACAACGAGACGAGGCTACCCAGTACGTGGCCCAGGTCCTACCGAAGGTATTGGCCGACAGGAGATTAGGCGAAGCGGGCGTCGTGACCGCCACCGGATCGCTCGACGAGGCATTGGACGACGCGTGGCTGGCCGTCGAGTCGGTGCCGGAGAAGCTCGACATCAAGATCCCGTTGTGGGGCGAGATCGACGGGGCGGCGCCGGCGGGCACCATCTTCGGGACCAACTCATCGTCCTACCCGTCGCGGCTGATGGCCGAAAACATCAGTGACAAAACACGTTTGTGCAACATGCACTTCTACATGCCACCGGACATCAACGCGATCGAGGTGATGTCGAACGGCCAGACCGACCGCGGTCTGCTCGACACGTTGCTGACCGTGCTACCCGAATTCGGCATGCATCCCTTCGAAGTGCGTAAGGAGAGCACGGGTTTCATCTTCAATCGCATCTGGGCGGCCATCAAGCGCGAGTCTCTCGCCGTGGTCGCCGAGGGCGTGGCCCGCCCGGAGGATATCGACGGCATGTTCAAGCTCGCCCTGGGCGTGTCGGTCGGCCCGTTTCAGATGATGGACCTGGTCGGCCTCGACGTCGTGCTAGACATCGAAAACCACTATGCCGCCGAGCTTCCGCACCTGCCGAAGAGCGTGCGCGATCTGCTGCAGTCCTACATCGACGCCGGCAAGCTCGGTATCAAGACCGGCGAGGGCTTCTACCGCTACTAG
- a CDS encoding TetR/AcrR family transcriptional regulator, with protein MAASTRARQRNGDERRRELCDAAIRVLAEQGSRGLTHGQVDRCAGVPEGTTSYYYRTRAALLRGVGKRVAEIDVANLQSVIDEPLDPLSPFAHLAELTVMQADGPGLMLNRARHELLMGAVRDPGLAETSQAFVARMNAMTREAIAHLQPGTDDPELLDAQTTAVTTFIAGVFTRLAGGDRTISKAEQLARLLEAVATAVSLQRA; from the coding sequence ATGGCAGCCAGCACCCGGGCACGGCAACGCAACGGCGACGAGCGCCGTCGCGAACTGTGTGACGCCGCGATCCGGGTGCTGGCCGAACAGGGATCGCGCGGGCTGACGCACGGGCAGGTCGATCGCTGCGCGGGAGTGCCGGAGGGCACCACGTCGTATTACTACCGAACCCGCGCCGCCCTGTTGCGAGGCGTCGGCAAACGGGTCGCCGAGATCGACGTCGCCAACCTGCAGTCGGTGATCGACGAGCCGCTCGACCCGCTCTCGCCGTTCGCGCACCTGGCGGAGTTGACCGTGATGCAGGCCGACGGGCCCGGGCTGATGCTGAACCGGGCGCGGCATGAATTGCTGATGGGAGCGGTGCGCGATCCCGGCCTCGCCGAAACGTCCCAGGCGTTCGTCGCCCGGATGAACGCGATGACTCGCGAGGCGATCGCCCACCTGCAGCCGGGCACCGATGATCCCGAACTGCTCGACGCGCAGACGACGGCGGTCACCACGTTCATCGCGGGCGTGTTCACCCGGCTCGCCGGCGGCGACCGCACGATCAGTAAGGCCGAGCAACTCGCCCGGCTGTTGGAGGCCGTTGCCACCGCGGTCTCGCTGCAGCGGGCCTAG
- a CDS encoding SDR family NAD(P)-dependent oxidoreductase, whose protein sequence is MGLRGMAERVAVVVGGATGIGAATAARLGAEGCRVVVGDVVADAAAQTAARICAAGGTATHIGFDLADPASVSNLIDSAATTYGGVDLLFNVGADMSTIRDDTDVVDIDFDVWDRVMTVNLRGYVAAMKYAIPRMLASGGGAIVNMSSAAAFQGEPARPAYATAKAGIGALTRHVASRWGKDGIRCNAVAPGFTATEAIRSVPQWPDLQAAALKRIRGTRVGDPEDIAALVAFLLSEEGEWINGQVVNIDGGTVLR, encoded by the coding sequence ATGGGATTGCGCGGCATGGCCGAACGAGTTGCGGTTGTGGTCGGCGGCGCCACCGGCATCGGTGCCGCGACGGCCGCCCGGCTCGGGGCGGAAGGCTGCCGCGTCGTCGTCGGCGACGTCGTGGCCGACGCCGCGGCGCAGACCGCGGCCCGCATCTGCGCCGCCGGCGGCACGGCAACCCACATCGGGTTCGATCTCGCCGATCCTGCGTCGGTGTCCAATCTGATCGATTCGGCCGCAACGACTTACGGCGGAGTGGACCTGCTGTTCAACGTCGGCGCGGACATGAGCACGATCCGCGATGACACCGATGTCGTCGACATCGACTTCGACGTCTGGGATCGGGTGATGACCGTCAACCTGCGCGGCTATGTGGCCGCGATGAAATATGCCATCCCCCGCATGCTCGCCAGCGGGGGCGGCGCGATCGTCAACATGTCCTCGGCGGCGGCGTTCCAGGGCGAGCCCGCCCGACCCGCCTACGCCACCGCGAAGGCCGGCATCGGCGCCCTGACCCGCCACGTCGCCTCCAGATGGGGCAAGGACGGCATCCGCTGCAACGCGGTGGCGCCGGGGTTCACCGCGACCGAGGCCATCCGCTCGGTTCCGCAATGGCCGGACCTGCAGGCCGCAGCGCTGAAGCGCATTCGCGGAACCCGCGTCGGCGATCCGGAGGACATCGCCGCACTGGTCGCCTTCCTGTTGTCCGAAGAAGGCGAATGGATCAACGGTCAGGTCGTCAACATCGACGGCGGCACCGTCCTTCGGTGA
- a CDS encoding alkyl sulfatase dimerization domain-containing protein: MAGIHRERPGAADLAAATDTPATRLGSDIWMSPGVSNSYAIATDDGRVIVNAGLVFEGPLHRKAFADVPGPTRAIVVTQGHADHWGGVHTLRDDGTSKTQVIMHRNYRYWRDDNTLLMGYRTPKTSFAFQKFSDAVLEHFKTIDPTTIDFSFPEPTTTFDRRHGFRLGGRAFELTWTPGGETTDALVVWLAEDRILFTGNLFGPLFGHVPNLMTIRGDRYRDPILYIESLNTVLEYGPRRLITGHFDPIDGADRITEEVTAMRDGMQAVHDRTAELMNAGADIHTAMREVAVPGHLDIGEGYGKTAWNVRAIWEMYTGWFRHRSTTELYGVAPDSIAADVVNAAGTDALVEAARTHVDNGRPLQAIHLTDLILSAQPAHPAARAVAADAHEALLAGTENFWEKAWLTKSINELRTDS, translated from the coding sequence ATGGCCGGAATTCACCGGGAGCGGCCCGGGGCCGCCGATCTCGCGGCGGCGACCGACACCCCCGCGACGCGGCTCGGCAGCGACATCTGGATGTCGCCCGGCGTCTCCAACTCCTACGCGATCGCAACCGACGACGGACGGGTCATCGTCAACGCCGGCCTGGTCTTCGAGGGCCCGTTGCACCGCAAGGCGTTTGCGGACGTGCCCGGCCCGACGCGGGCCATCGTCGTCACCCAGGGTCACGCCGACCATTGGGGCGGGGTGCACACGCTGCGCGACGACGGCACCTCCAAAACCCAAGTGATCATGCACCGCAACTACCGGTATTGGCGTGACGACAACACGTTGCTGATGGGCTATCGCACGCCCAAGACGTCGTTCGCCTTCCAGAAGTTCTCCGACGCCGTGCTCGAGCACTTCAAGACCATCGACCCGACGACGATCGACTTCTCCTTCCCCGAGCCCACCACGACGTTCGATCGCCGCCATGGATTCAGGCTCGGCGGAAGGGCTTTCGAGCTGACCTGGACACCGGGTGGAGAGACCACGGATGCGCTGGTGGTATGGCTGGCCGAAGATCGAATCCTGTTCACCGGCAACCTGTTTGGACCGCTGTTCGGCCACGTGCCGAATCTGATGACAATTCGCGGCGACCGATACCGCGACCCGATCCTCTACATCGAGTCGCTGAACACCGTGCTGGAGTATGGGCCGCGGCGACTGATCACCGGCCACTTCGACCCGATCGACGGCGCCGATCGCATCACCGAGGAAGTCACCGCGATGCGCGACGGAATGCAGGCGGTGCACGATCGCACCGCCGAACTGATGAATGCCGGGGCCGATATTCACACGGCGATGCGCGAGGTCGCGGTGCCCGGGCACCTCGACATCGGCGAGGGCTACGGCAAGACCGCCTGGAACGTACGCGCCATCTGGGAGATGTACACCGGGTGGTTCCGGCATCGCTCCACCACCGAGCTCTACGGCGTGGCACCGGATTCCATTGCGGCCGATGTGGTTAACGCCGCTGGCACCGATGCGTTGGTGGAGGCGGCCCGCACTCACGTCGACAATGGGCGGCCGCTGCAGGCGATACACCTGACCGACCTCATACTCAGCGCCCAACCCGCACACCCGGCGGCGCGCGCGGTCGCGGCCGACGCCCACGAGGCGCTGCTCGCCGGTACCGAAAACTTCTGGGAAAAGGCTTGGCTCACCAAATCCATCAACGAATTGAGGACCGACTCATGA
- a CDS encoding SDR family NAD(P)-dependent oxidoreductase: MNSIRFDFTGTNVLVTGGTSGIGNAIAAEFAKAGAAVTVTGTRGSTADYPEIDLSAFSYRQCQIQDPDAVDALADSLGELDVLINNAGGPYPAGDEYDPDGYVASVTQNMLGPMRLTMRCHERLKASKAAGGASVVSVVSMSAFRSAVFVPGYASAKMGLLALTMNLSRRWANDGIRVNAIAPGLIDTRMTQPAMGIPEVMDVEIGFHTPLGRPGTPQDCAGAALFLCTDAASYITGSTIAVDGGYLTV, encoded by the coding sequence ATGAACTCGATCAGGTTCGACTTCACCGGCACCAATGTGCTGGTGACCGGCGGGACCAGCGGCATCGGCAATGCGATCGCCGCCGAGTTCGCCAAGGCGGGCGCCGCCGTCACGGTGACCGGCACCCGCGGGTCCACCGCGGACTATCCCGAGATCGACCTCAGCGCATTCAGCTACCGCCAATGCCAGATCCAGGATCCCGACGCCGTCGACGCGCTGGCGGACTCGCTGGGTGAACTCGACGTCCTGATCAACAACGCCGGCGGCCCGTATCCGGCCGGCGACGAGTACGATCCGGACGGCTATGTCGCGTCGGTGACACAGAACATGCTGGGCCCCATGCGGTTAACGATGCGCTGCCACGAGCGCCTGAAGGCAAGTAAAGCGGCCGGCGGTGCCAGCGTCGTCAGCGTGGTCTCGATGTCCGCCTTCCGTTCGGCGGTCTTCGTGCCAGGCTATGCCTCCGCGAAGATGGGTCTGCTCGCGTTGACGATGAATCTGTCGCGTCGCTGGGCGAACGACGGTATCCGTGTCAACGCCATCGCGCCCGGCCTGATCGACACCCGAATGACGCAGCCTGCCATGGGAATTCCCGAAGTGATGGACGTGGAGATCGGCTTCCACACGCCGTTGGGCAGACCCGGAACCCCCCAGGACTGCGCCGGTGCGGCGCTGTTCCTGTGTACCGATGCCGCCTCGTACATCACCGGCAGTACGATCGCCGTCGACGGCGGATACCTGACGGTCTAG
- a CDS encoding sulfotransferase family protein, translated as MSDHKYHDNVATPDDVFKLASQRTGLTEIDSDSWRDGLQLILDDLNNSPAFTPYGRERILKDSTEALGRRLQVHAYIQQHPEVLDAPIERPLIVLGMPRTGTTVISYLLDQDPGRRSLLHWQCVDPIPPAPTEGLRTDQRCLALLEEQRKILEMVAQAKVPLPHWEDADGPTEDMFIHNQDFKGLSWDSFLSSTRYAEWLFDETDMTSTYEYQKRYLQVLQSTAPGAWSLKMPSHSVHIEVLLKVFPDARLVWAHRDPYQATGSLANLWKLPKGMTHHPEAVDLEAMGRNAMWQMRYHVNRPLRARERIGDERFFDMYYHEMMRDPMDVMRRLYEWAGDPLTAEVEERMNNWLTAHPQDQYGLNNYSLDQFGLTVEQLKPVFADYLDTFDIELEATP; from the coding sequence ATGAGCGATCACAAATATCATGACAACGTCGCCACCCCCGACGACGTCTTCAAGCTGGCGTCACAGCGCACCGGCCTCACCGAAATCGATTCCGACTCTTGGCGAGACGGATTGCAGCTGATTCTCGACGACCTCAACAACTCGCCGGCGTTCACCCCGTACGGGCGCGAACGCATCTTGAAGGACTCGACCGAGGCCCTGGGCCGGCGGCTGCAGGTCCACGCCTACATCCAGCAGCATCCGGAGGTGCTCGACGCGCCGATCGAGCGGCCGTTGATCGTGCTCGGTATGCCACGCACGGGCACCACCGTGATCAGTTACCTGCTGGACCAGGACCCGGGCCGCCGCTCGCTGTTGCACTGGCAGTGCGTGGACCCGATACCACCGGCGCCGACCGAAGGTTTGCGCACCGATCAACGGTGCCTGGCCCTGCTGGAGGAGCAGCGCAAGATCCTGGAGATGGTGGCGCAGGCGAAAGTGCCGCTGCCGCACTGGGAAGATGCCGACGGTCCGACCGAGGACATGTTCATTCACAACCAGGACTTCAAGGGCCTGTCCTGGGACTCGTTCCTGTCGAGCACGCGCTACGCCGAATGGTTGTTCGACGAGACCGATATGACGAGCACCTACGAATACCAGAAGCGGTATCTGCAGGTGCTGCAGTCCACCGCGCCCGGCGCCTGGAGCCTGAAGATGCCGTCGCACTCGGTGCACATCGAGGTGCTCTTGAAGGTCTTTCCGGACGCCCGGCTGGTGTGGGCGCATCGCGACCCGTACCAGGCCACCGGGTCGTTGGCCAACCTATGGAAGTTGCCCAAAGGGATGACGCATCATCCCGAGGCTGTCGATCTGGAGGCCATGGGGCGTAACGCAATGTGGCAGATGCGCTATCACGTCAACCGGCCGTTGCGGGCGCGCGAGCGCATCGGCGATGAGCGCTTCTTCGACATGTACTACCACGAGATGATGCGCGACCCAATGGACGTGATGCGACGCCTTTACGAGTGGGCCGGTGATCCGCTGACCGCGGAAGTCGAAGAGCGGATGAACAATTGGCTCACCGCACACCCGCAGGATCAGTACGGGCTCAATAACTACAGCCTCGACCAATTCGGCCTGACCGTCGAACAGCTCAAGCCGGTCTTCGCCGATTACCTGGACACCTTCGACATCGAACTCGAGGCAACACCATGA
- a CDS encoding zinc-dependent alcohol dehydrogenase: protein MKISVVTGPGKAEVLEADRPQPGPNDVLVRMRACGICGSDAFYITIGGIPPRQGQTPLGHEPAGEVVEVGDRVSGIVVGDHVVINPMAAPDNIIGNGGSAGALADFLLIENAVRGKSLEVIPSHIPWEVAALNEPMAVARHGANQCKPKPTDKVVVFGAGPVGLGATLAFKSLGVSHVVVVDLIPARLKKALQIGADAVINSAEERVVQRLIDLHGAGESGIPGLTGRAGTDIYLDAAGASAVIDTALSAAKKGATLGIVGVHKEPVPVEFVNIMSNEITIVGSMGYPDEIFEVTKDIVANWEKYAAIVSHTIPFGSVGEALDLASTPGAADKVVVTF, encoded by the coding sequence ATGAAAATCTCCGTGGTTACCGGGCCGGGAAAAGCAGAGGTGCTCGAGGCCGACCGTCCGCAGCCCGGCCCGAACGACGTGCTGGTCCGGATGCGAGCCTGCGGCATCTGCGGTTCCGACGCGTTTTACATCACGATCGGGGGTATCCCGCCGCGCCAGGGGCAGACGCCGCTCGGACACGAGCCGGCGGGCGAAGTCGTCGAGGTCGGCGATCGGGTGTCCGGAATCGTTGTCGGCGATCACGTTGTGATCAATCCAATGGCCGCACCGGACAACATCATTGGCAACGGAGGATCGGCCGGCGCGCTCGCGGATTTCCTGCTCATCGAAAACGCGGTCCGCGGAAAAAGTCTCGAGGTCATTCCGAGTCACATCCCGTGGGAGGTGGCCGCGCTCAATGAGCCGATGGCCGTCGCCCGGCACGGCGCCAACCAATGCAAACCCAAGCCGACCGACAAGGTCGTCGTGTTCGGTGCCGGGCCGGTCGGGCTGGGTGCCACGCTGGCCTTCAAATCCCTTGGCGTAAGCCATGTGGTGGTCGTGGACCTGATCCCGGCCCGGCTGAAGAAGGCGTTGCAGATCGGCGCCGACGCCGTGATCAACTCCGCCGAGGAGCGCGTCGTGCAGCGCCTGATCGACTTGCACGGCGCGGGCGAGTCTGGAATTCCTGGGTTAACCGGGCGCGCAGGCACCGATATCTACCTCGACGCCGCGGGGGCGTCCGCGGTGATCGATACCGCTCTGTCCGCCGCCAAAAAGGGTGCGACGCTGGGAATCGTTGGCGTCCACAAGGAGCCGGTGCCCGTCGAGTTCGTCAACATCATGAGCAACGAGATCACCATTGTCGGATCCATGGGATACCCCGATGAGATCTTCGAGGTGACCAAGGACATCGTCGCAAACTGGGAGAAGTACGCGGCGATCGTCAGCCACACCATCCCGTTCGGCAGCGTCGGTGAGGCGCTCGACCTCGCCAGCACGCCCGGCGCGGCCGACAAGGTCGTGGTGACCTTTTAG
- a CDS encoding phytoene desaturase family protein has product MSTAVVVGSGPNGLAAAIRLAAQGVQVTVLEAADEVGGGTRSSEAIIPGLLHDHCSAIHPMAVGSQFLSGFNLQRYGLSWRWPEVDCVHPLDDGSAGVLYRSVEQTAAGLGRDGTRWRLAFGYPASRFDELSDDIMGPLLRIPHHPLLLARFGAPTVLPASTFARVFRTEQARALFGGVAAHAFRPLHYPMTSAIGMGIITAGHRHGWAVAAGGSQSIADAMIALLSDLGAKVETGVRVQKTSQLPPADVTLFDLAPSAVADILGDRLPRRISAAFTRFRRGPGAFKVDFAVEGGVPWTNPDAHRAGTVHLAGTYAELAAAERDIHAGRMPERPFVLIGQQYLADPQRSVGNTHPVWSYAHVPDGYTGDATEAIIAQIERFAPGFSERIVGHTVRTTTQMATYNANYAGGDIMTGSKDIRQLTFGPRITLSPYTIGIPGMYICSAATPPGPGAHGMCGANAAKLALDYLTGRG; this is encoded by the coding sequence ATGAGTACCGCGGTAGTGGTGGGCAGTGGGCCCAACGGGCTCGCCGCCGCCATCCGCCTGGCCGCCCAGGGCGTGCAGGTCACGGTGCTGGAAGCTGCCGACGAGGTGGGCGGCGGCACCCGCAGCAGCGAGGCCATCATTCCTGGCCTGCTGCACGACCATTGTTCGGCTATTCACCCGATGGCCGTCGGCTCGCAGTTCCTGAGCGGCTTCAACCTGCAGCGGTACGGATTGTCGTGGCGCTGGCCGGAGGTAGATTGCGTCCATCCGCTCGACGACGGCAGCGCCGGTGTGCTGTACCGCTCGGTGGAGCAGACGGCGGCGGGTTTGGGACGTGACGGGACGCGCTGGCGCCTCGCGTTCGGTTACCCCGCCTCGCGATTCGACGAGTTGAGCGACGACATCATGGGGCCGCTGTTGCGGATCCCGCATCATCCGTTGCTGCTGGCGCGGTTCGGTGCGCCCACGGTGCTTCCCGCGTCGACGTTCGCGCGGGTTTTCCGCACCGAGCAAGCCCGGGCCTTGTTCGGTGGCGTTGCGGCCCATGCCTTCCGGCCGCTGCACTACCCGATGACGTCGGCCATCGGGATGGGCATCATCACGGCGGGGCACCGGCACGGCTGGGCGGTCGCAGCGGGCGGATCCCAGTCGATCGCCGACGCGATGATCGCGCTGCTGAGCGACTTGGGCGCCAAGGTCGAAACCGGTGTCCGGGTGCAGAAGACGTCGCAGCTGCCGCCGGCCGACGTCACGTTGTTCGACCTCGCCCCCAGCGCGGTCGCCGACATTCTGGGCGACCGTCTCCCCCGCCGAATTTCGGCCGCCTTCACCAGGTTCCGGCGCGGCCCCGGCGCTTTCAAGGTCGACTTCGCCGTCGAGGGCGGCGTGCCCTGGACCAACCCGGACGCACACCGGGCCGGCACGGTGCATCTGGCCGGCACCTACGCGGAGCTGGCCGCGGCGGAGCGCGACATCCACGCCGGGCGGATGCCCGAGCGGCCGTTCGTGCTGATAGGTCAGCAATATCTGGCCGATCCGCAACGGTCAGTGGGCAATACGCATCCGGTGTGGAGCTATGCGCACGTCCCCGACGGCTACACCGGTGACGCCACCGAGGCGATCATCGCCCAGATCGAGCGATTCGCACCCGGCTTCTCCGAGCGCATCGTCGGGCACACCGTTCGCACCACGACACAGATGGCCACCTACAACGCCAATTACGCCGGCGGCGACATCATGACCGGCTCGAAGGACATTCGCCAGCTCACCTTCGGCCCACGAATCACGCTGTCGCCCTACACCATTGGTATTCCTGGCATGTACATCTGCTCGGCGGCGACCCCACCGGGGCCCGGCGCGCACGGCATGTGTGGCGCCAACGCGGCGAAACTCGCCCTGGACTACCTGACCGGACGGGGCTAA
- a CDS encoding DUF3556 domain-containing protein produces MGFTKPYLPDVEPDTFLAKPLMERMRILVTDWAEHGFGSPKMIHTIYVVKLVAFFAIGGITVATATSGLPAFWHVTEWWNQPIVYQKVILWTVLLEAIGVAGSWGPLAGKVKPMTGGILFWARPGTIRLRPWKWVPFTGGDRRNRVDVVVYLALLASLAVPLLSPGVHSDSLSKALPDNTSGLVSPALLLAPIALLVLIGLRDKTIFLAARGEQYLPALVIFAALPFVNMIIALKMVIVVVWIGAGFSKFGKHFSNVIPPMVSNTIFAPKWAKRAHYREFPRDMRPSRLADFMAHVNGTSVEILAPLVLLFSTNKWLTLAAVLLMVGFHLFIISTFPLAVPLEWNVVFAYTTIFLFLGFPNGNHYAPWNMTPGWLAFIVAGALLFYPVLGNLRPDKVSFLPSMRQYAGNWASALWTFAPGAEQKLNNVTRSASNQFDQFVAAGYEPRWAEITLQKTTAWRSMHSQGRGLFSLLITHLPDIDTRTVREGEFVCNSLIGFNFGDGHLHNEDLIAAVQTEAAFEPGECVIAWVESEAFGSGVQRYQLIDAALGVIERGTWKVADAVSEQPWLPNGPIPTDVTWALRDGKHGVLA; encoded by the coding sequence ATGGGGTTCACGAAGCCGTATCTCCCCGACGTTGAACCGGATACCTTCCTGGCGAAGCCGTTGATGGAACGAATGCGGATCCTCGTCACCGATTGGGCCGAACACGGCTTCGGCTCACCCAAGATGATCCACACCATCTATGTCGTGAAGCTGGTCGCGTTCTTCGCTATTGGCGGTATCACCGTCGCGACGGCGACGTCAGGTCTGCCCGCCTTCTGGCATGTCACCGAATGGTGGAATCAGCCCATCGTCTATCAAAAGGTCATTCTGTGGACGGTGCTCCTCGAAGCCATTGGCGTGGCGGGTTCGTGGGGTCCGTTGGCCGGCAAGGTCAAGCCGATGACCGGAGGCATCCTGTTCTGGGCCCGGCCGGGAACGATCCGGCTGCGTCCCTGGAAGTGGGTGCCGTTCACCGGCGGCGACCGGCGCAACCGGGTCGACGTCGTGGTCTATCTGGCGCTGCTGGCAAGCCTGGCCGTGCCGCTGCTGTCGCCGGGCGTACACAGCGATTCGCTCTCAAAGGCATTGCCGGACAACACATCCGGTTTGGTAAGCCCGGCCCTATTGCTCGCGCCGATCGCGCTACTGGTGCTGATCGGCCTGCGGGACAAGACCATTTTCCTGGCCGCCCGCGGCGAGCAGTACTTGCCGGCCCTGGTCATCTTTGCGGCGCTGCCGTTCGTCAACATGATCATCGCGCTGAAAATGGTCATCGTGGTGGTCTGGATCGGCGCCGGCTTCTCGAAGTTCGGTAAGCACTTCTCCAACGTCATCCCGCCGATGGTGAGCAACACGATATTCGCGCCTAAATGGGCGAAGCGGGCCCACTATCGCGAATTCCCCCGCGACATGCGGCCGTCGCGACTGGCCGACTTCATGGCACACGTCAATGGCACCAGCGTCGAAATCCTGGCTCCGCTGGTGCTGTTGTTCTCCACCAACAAGTGGCTGACGCTCGCCGCGGTGCTGTTGATGGTGGGCTTTCACCTGTTCATCATTTCCACCTTCCCGCTGGCGGTGCCGCTGGAGTGGAACGTGGTTTTCGCCTATACGACGATCTTCCTGTTCCTCGGCTTCCCCAACGGCAACCACTACGCCCCGTGGAACATGACGCCGGGTTGGCTAGCGTTCATCGTCGCCGGCGCGCTGCTGTTCTACCCGGTGCTGGGCAATCTGCGGCCGGACAAGGTGTCGTTCTTGCCGTCGATGCGCCAGTACGCGGGCAACTGGGCCTCGGCGCTGTGGACGTTCGCGCCGGGTGCGGAGCAGAAGCTGAACAATGTCACCCGCTCGGCATCCAATCAGTTCGACCAATTCGTCGCGGCCGGTTACGAGCCGCGGTGGGCGGAGATCACCTTGCAGAAGACCACGGCGTGGCGAAGCATGCACAGCCAAGGGCGCGGCTTGTTCTCGCTGCTGATCACCCACCTGCCCGACATCGACACCCGCACGGTGCGAGAAGGTGAGTTTGTGTGCAATTCGCTGATCGGGTTCAACTTCGGCGACGGTCACCTGCACAATGAAGACTTGATCGCAGCCGTGCAGACCGAAGCGGCATTCGAGCCGGGCGAGTGCGTCATCGCCTGGGTCGAGTCGGAAGCCTTCGGTAGCGGCGTCCAGCGGTATCAGTTGATTGACGCGGCGCTCGGCGTGATCGAACGCGGGACCTGGAAGGTGGCCGATGCGGTGTCCGAACAGCCCTGGCTCCCCAACGGCCCCATCCCGACTGATGTGACCTGGGCGCTTCGCGACGGCAAGCACGGAGTGCTGGCATGA